Genomic DNA from Telopea speciosissima isolate NSW1024214 ecotype Mountain lineage chromosome 2, Tspe_v1, whole genome shotgun sequence:
GTCTCTGATCTCCAGTGTACATCCTTTCATCACCTGCATCCTTTCGTCAGTAGGATTCTAAGTCCAAATTCAGAGTCTGTATAAGCAACCCATGGAGCACTGCCTGTGAGCAACATCTCCCTAGCACACTCGAGTTGAACTTAGACAAACACAAACTTAATAGTTCTTTTGCAGATTAGACATTTACAGTCTTCTGAGCCCTCAATCACCAACAGGTTGCTTGCAAGAGAGAGTAAATAGGGCTATatatccaaatcatcatctggGTCTTCATCTGAATCTGGCCGCTCATCATCAGAATCACGAACATAGTGTATCTCACCCATGCCAGAAACAGGTTCCTTTTGTGCATTCTTGTTGTTTGAAGTCAGCATCATTGCATCATTTTGGCCTTCTGGGAGAGATTGCCGGCCATCATAAATCTGAACAGGTTTCCCATTTCCTGAAATAAGCAGCAAATTATCAGAAATTTCATCATAACATAAAGACCATATTAAGAAATTCCAAGAACTTACTTTTTCCAGTTAAGGAATTAGTCAAAGCTAAAATTCCATAATCGAAGTTTGAAAAATACAACCCTACCTTGGTGCTCAAATGGAAGCACAACCTTCGCCCTGTCAACCCGTTCTTTTTCAGATAACTGGAGATTGAACTGCACCTGTTGAAAGAAACTCCCAGATAAGTTGAAATCATgcaggcagagagagagagagcacatgACATTTATATGCAAATGTGTTGTGCATCTGTTGAAAGAAAACATGACATCTATATGAAAATGTCTCGTGTGTCTGTTGAAAGAAAACCCAAACATAATAAAATCATGCATAACACAAGTACTTGTATGCATGTTTGCGGGTGAGTGTGTCAATATATACATatgtgagagagggagagagagtcaCCCAAAAACCCCAAGAATCCAAAGCTCAATGGAATTGCAAGAACTGACCTTTGGTAAGAGGTTGTGATCAACCATTCCATTTCCAGAAGAAACAGCTACAAATTTAATGCCTGCTTGTTCCACATAGAACTCTTCATACTACATAGAAGTTTCCCAAATGTTAGATCTTTGCAGGTAACaatatttgataaaaaaattcccgcagcgtgagagagagagagaaattaccATCACTTTAACTCTTCCATTTCGACGCTTAAACCGCACATGGAGCTTTCCTCTTTGCCCATTAGTGGATTGAGCAATTGGCTCTAAGTTGGCAACCATGGAGGACATATATTCAAGAACTGTCGTAGCCCTGGCTTCATGAAGGTCTGAGTGGATCAACCAAAATATACTTGAAACTTGATCTGAAAGAACAACACACAGGTCGAAACTGCATCATCAGATTACATTCACCCCCTCACctctcccccccaaaaaaaaaagagtaattgATTGAGAGGAATGGTTAGGGTGCCCGTGTAACAGTCCTGTTCTATCTATAATAAGTGACATAGAAGCATAGTTGgcaaggcgcctaggcgaacAAAGGCGATCGAGGGGATAAAAAAACCAacgcgacaccaacaaggcgaccatcgcctaggtgacaccttgacaactatgcatacAGGTACAGGTCGAAAGAGGgatcaaaaccctgaaaaagtcgaTCCAGACCTCAAAACCCTGAAATGTCTATctaccccaaaaccctaaaaaagtcTATCTCAAACCCTGAAGAAAAGGTGATTTTCATATATGGGTCCTCAGATCATTATCCATGGGAGATCTGAGAGCCCAATGGGAGAGAGGAAGACCCACGATGATCTAGGATAGAGCTTCCGAGAGTAGAAGATAAAACCAAGAGAAGAAAGGTGTTGGGAGAAGTCATAGAAGAGAAGGTGAGAGGCTGAGAGGTGAAACCgagagaggaaaggagaaagagagtcgACGGAGGCTAGGGCTGGGATCCCGAGGTGGATCTCAGCTCATTAGGGTGCCAGTGTGATAGCcctattctatttataataagtgaCATACAGGTACAAGTACATTAATGCCCCTATGGACTGATTTATCCATATACCCATATTACACATGatattacaagtttacaacaaaaagagAGGAAACTATATCATATTAGACATCTCAAGGCGCAATTTATCGACATGGGATCGGGTTATAGAGGAACCATAAATTGATATTAGGAAAGGCAAACGAGCAGCATTCACCAATGGCATACCTGACCTTATAAAATCTTGGAAAACCATAACTGACCTGCCACGACAACATGGATGGGGATCATTAACTTCACAAGGTGACAGTGGCAGGTGCCTATGGGGTGACGGGGGCAGGGAGGGCAGCTAGGGTTTCCAAATACCACACTGAACCAAACCTGATGAGAGTCGCACACTCACACCATAAAAGACCACTAGGGGCAGGCAGGGAAGAGTGGGTAACCCTTTAGCCCGCATAATTACCATCCCCAGTAAATATCATATAACACcataaattataaatttatcaGACAATGTACAATGAAAGATAAATCAACAAAAGAACATTATACCATGGCTGCGAAGATTGCTTATAAGACCTGCAACAGACGGCAGCAATGCATGCCTCAGCATTGTACTTGCCTAAAAAAGAATGATCATGCACATTACAAGTAGAGAAAAATATGAACAAGAAGAGGACTATTGTAAGAGAATATAGAGGGTCAGATGTTCAACATACACATAAAGCATGTCAATAtaacataaaatatttaatgcctagaaaagaagatgaagtggagagagagagagagagagagagagagagaagctaaAATACAATAGATTAATTTTATTGCTATTAGCaaccaaaatatatattatgGATTACCAACTCTTAGTAGGAATCCTACTAGGCAGACTTATTACAATATAACTAAACAACTACTAAGCCTaattataaaaggaaaaaataacgACAACTAATAGTAAGCTATTATATATGAACTAAACTAAGCTATTAGATATGATCTTACGGTACACTGTTCCATGGATCATGGATGTCCATGGAACACCACCCCATGATACACACTTTAACAAGAATGATCACGCACATTACAAGTAGAAAAAATATGAACAAGACAACTGTAAGAGAATATACAGGGTCAGATGTTCAACATGCGCATATAGCATGTCAAAATAACATAATATTTTTAAACCGAACCAGATCAGATCCAGAACTTCTGTAGAGCGGCACTATGCAGCCCAAGTTCTGTAGGTGGAGAAGACTATAAAAACTGACCACATGTAAGAGTTATTTAATAACACAAATGAAATTTTAGCTCACGGAATAAGGCACTTAAGGTCTAGGATTAAACTGTAGCAAAACAtgttgaaatatatatatatatataaatattctaatatatacataaatggTCATGCTCTGACAGCCTGTTCTGTCCTGTCCATATCGTCCAATTACTTTGGGTCCTTTGAAATAAACAGGTCTCAGGCAATCATGAATGGTTGTGACTTAGGATTGTTCAGGGCCAAGTAGTCAACAGTCCAAATGCTGGTCCACATTATGTGAAACAACTGACAACATACTCGAGTTTGATGAGaaatatatacaacaacaatacagccttatcccaactaaatggggtcggctacatggatcctttcaaaacaaagtagggaaaattgaGGTCCtcagggaaaggaaagtaataggaatggagaataaaaatgaagaaatgataTAAGAGAAGTGAGaagtgaaaaaatgaaaaatgaaagatgaaagtaagaggaaaaaagatagtccaggaaatcaggaaaatctcagctatatggtgtcgacaacgtggatcctcgccatccaataggctctatctaagGTCATATTTGagacaagacccagactatgcaggtcattcttcacaacctcacctatggccattttaggtttgcccctagttcttttagcttgttcaatcagaatcagatcactcctccttactggggcgtcctaGGCGTTGCACATGGCCAACCCACCTTAGACGACATTCTTAGAGCTTGTCGCTGAtcagggcaactcccacatcagctctaatacgttcactcctcactttatccttcctagttttgccgcacatccatcttaacatcctcatctcagcaaCACAAAGCTTCGCTATATGGaatttcttaactgcccaacattccgctccatacatcatagcaggtcggACAACATCCCTATAAAACTtacctttaagctttaaaggaatgtgtcgaTCATACAGTAATCCGGTCGCACCTCTCCctttcatccatcccactttaattctttgtgaaacatcatcatatATGTCACCTTTGTGCATGATAGATCCCAGATATCTTAAATAACCATTTGgcagtatctctctctctcctcaattttcaccttgtcatcatccatcaaagtgtgactaaagttacacatcatatactccgtctttgatctactaattcTAAaccctcttgtttccaaggtcgatctccacaactctaacttagcgttaatctctgcttttgtctcatccgccaaaatgatatcatcggcgaagagcatacaccacggtacctcgttttggatgttcttggttaattcatccatgataaccgcaaacagataagggcttagggctgatccttTATGTAATCCAACcttaattgggaattccttgccttggcctcccacagatctcacactagtcatcacaccatcatacatatctttaattacatctatataTTTACTAGACACCCCTCTCTTTGCAAAAACatgccggattaaatctctagagactctgtcataggctttctccAGGCCAATAAAGTTCATATGGAAatccttcttgctagctctacatctttccatgagcctcctcagtaggtagagagcttctgtcgtggatctacctggcataaaaccaaattgattcttcgagatatgagtctctcttctcagacgggcttcaataaccttctcccaaagtttcatagtatggctcattagttttatgcttctatagttattgcagttctagacatcacccttatttttatagatcagaactacaatgcttctcttccaatcatctggcattttccttgtgatcataatcttgttaaataattaggttaaccaatataccccacaTACTCCTAGGGCGTTCCACACTTCTATGAGAAATATATACAATAACAGGGGAAACATATTTTCCAATAAAACTATATGAATATGAAACCTATAACCCACCAATGGCCTATGAGAATGTCTAGACTCCAACTCAGTCTAGGCATTGATCTAAATATCACTATCTTCTCCTTAGTGAGTCAAAGTGGGGTTTTGTCCTCCCTTGCCTTGAAACCTAGGTATAAATTGACGTACAAGAAGAGATTGTATCATGGGTTCGAATCCCATTTCCCCTCACACAGAAGTGGAACGGGTGGGCAAAATTACAAATAGCGCTTGGGCCaatgaagaaaggaaaagagagatagtTGATTTCCGCCCAGACCTACTGCATTCCGAAGGTTGATGAGTAAGAAGAGATTTATTAAAAGAAAGATTTTATCTGAGAGAAAATTTTAACAGTTAACACGATCATCCGGGGTGAACAACAATTGGGGGTTGGATGCTGGCGAAATTCCCGCCAATGACCGAGTGAGATAACCATGTCGAACGAACTCGGCAAAATGACTCCGCAACTTCAGGAGAAGGGGTGCTCTCCTATCTTTTGATCAGGACATCAGCACATAAAAGGGGCAGCGACTTCTGACAGTAATCAAAGTTCAGGACTTGATTTGGCTGAATACATTcaaccgaattcgatccgtttacatccttagtaAAAGGCCCCTCAACAATGAGTTTTCACATTAGTTACAGAAGGGAATAATTGATTGCATTATTCTATGTTGGGTTCTAGAAAATTCCATTCACCATAATGACAAGGTTCTACATTTCAATTTTGACCCTGGTCGAAACTCTATACCATCGAATTTGCAAAATGAGCTCAAAATTTGGTCCATTTCGCAAGTCAACTCAAAATGGACATTTTGGTGGCCAAATGGAAATTTTGCCTTGAAATGTCTTGTACCCTAGGTTGATAGTGTATGTTTTAGCCTACTGTATTCCTTTCCATAATATAGCCTACTCAACACATTATTTAGTCCTATAACATACAGCATTCAATAAAACAATTGAAATATACAATAGGAATGAAGAGCCATAAAATTGGAAAGAATTAAACAATTAACAAGCTGTGAAATCATTCAACATTAAAAATCCACAACACTGTCAGAATGTGTCATTGTAGACAATAAGTACAAATGTACAATACGTTATAAATTTACAACTATACAAGTCAATACCACATACTATTACGGGATCCTCATAATCACTAGGCTGCCTTGGGACTGTTGGAACTTGGAACCAAGCCTCGGATTTGATGACAAATGTCAGCCATGTCTTATTATGGCAGAAGAAACACTCAAAGCCCACCACATCAGCCATGTAGGTGACATCGTCAACACATGCAAGATAACCCAACCTAGGATATGGATAACCAGGATGTGAAGTAGATGCATTGTActagtgatgtagatcaaagcatgacGAACAGCATTCAATAAAACAATTGAAATATACAATACGAATGAAGAGCCATAAAATTGGAAAGAATTAAACAATTAACAAACTGTGAAATCATTCAACATTAAAAATCCACAACACTGTCAGAATGTGTCATTGTAGACAATAAGTACAAATGAACAATACGTTATAAATTTACAACTATACAAGTCAATACCACATACTATTACGGGATCCTCATAATCACTAGGCTGCCTTGGGACTGTTGGAACTTGGAACCAAGCCTCGGATTTGATGACAAATGTCAGCCATGTCTTATTATGGCAGAAGAAACACTCAAAGCCCACCACATCAGCCATGTAGGTGACATCGTCAACACATGCAAGATAACCCAACCTAGGATATGGATCACCACGATGTGAAGTAGATGCATTGTActagtgatgtagatcaaagcatgacGAACAGCATTCAATAAAACAATTGAAATATACAATACGAATGAAGAGCCATAAAATTGGAAAGAATTAAACAATTAACAAGCTGTGAAATCATTCAACATTAAAAATCCACAACACTGTCAGAATGTGTCATTGTAGACAATAAGTACAAATGTACAATACGTTATAAATTTACAACTATACAAGTCAATACCACATACTATTACGGGATCCTCATAATCACTAGGCTGCCTTGGGACTGTTGGAACTTGGAACCAAGCCTCGGATTTGATGACAAATGTCAGCCATGTCTTATTTTGGCTGAAGAAACACTCAAAGCCCACCACATCAGCCATGTAGGTGACATCGTCAACACATGCAAGATAACCCAACCTAGGATATGGATCACTAGGATGTGAAGTAGATGCATTGTActagtgatgtagatcaaagctgacgaaaagggcaaaaaaacactgttcacgagtACAGTATCCGAGTACTgatcacatgaacagtgatatggGCCCCCACCTGGACAGCTGGCTTAGAGGAGTTGATGTTAGGTgttattttcagatttttatttagtttcctatttatgtttgagttgtaatcctaattgggaatcctagttagattctagtttctatttttgtctcAGCCATTGGGCTATATATGTAATCAATTCTTAGGAGCAGGGGAGATTTGAGTTAAGAATTAGAGTTGCTTTGTTTTGGCAAGTGATTGTCCTGTGAGAGCTAGGGCAAGAGGCCGAGGGGGAGAGACCCACTTCATTATTTCCCCTTCCATCCTTTATTATGTGAATTGAGTCGACTACAAGTTGTTGCTGCTGGTTATTCTTCTTCATTAATCATCTACTATTGCTGCTATTGAAGATCTACaccagttgctggaattcagaACAGGGGCCAACTCCAGAactgatttgagaaaaaaaatagggtttcccAATACCCTACAAATTGTTCGATCTGTTTCTCTCTATTCTGATTGGTTTCTTCTATTGGGGAGTTTTCAACGTAATTCGTCAATTGATCATTCAACTTCAATTGCAGCTTCAACAGCTTATTAATTTGTGGATTATATTTCTTGTGGTTATCGATTTGAGATCTCACCATTCTCCTCCAACAaatttgagatcccattgttctctttcttgttctctgaagtttttctatttgatcctgcctgggattaaacttattctggttctagtcttacattaactAGTCAACAATGCCTCGATACCATAATTGTCACGACCATAGTACTAAAAAttgcgaaatttcggtcgagatatcgaatatttcgagtatctcgacctatttgaaacgaaacgcaagtccgatatgaaaaaatgcaatatttcgaatatttcagaaatttcgctcatctcgtttcgaaaatttcgtaAATCTCGGCaatttcggtcatctcatttcggaaatctcggtcatttttggcattttacgcccatagaaaaataccatatttcgacgaaatttcgtcgGTATCTCGAAAATTTCGGTcaaaccgaaacaccgaaacgaaacgagatttagtaccatggtcACGACGTCTAgatgacccaaggcgttggagggggcctggaagCAAAGCGGTCAAGGTGCTTGGGCAACTATGCTTGGTACAGCCAAAAATTGAAGCAATTTGGCCAAAAATCTGGAATTCTAAGAGTTCCCTATCCTTCCGGTCGAAATTTTGATCAATATTTTGAGCAACTTATGATATTTTATGCACTTGTTTGTGTCATTTCGGGAAATTTCAACTGAAACATTGTAACCCAACTGAGTTGCAGATCATTTCATTTCGACATTTATCGAAACCAATATTCGAACTATACAAAGTGAAGCTAGAACAGCCCCAAACAAACAACAACTTTCAGATGACAGGTTTAACTGTGCCAGATAGTCTATGATCATCATAGGACCTCAGTCCTATTTTGGCTTCAGACCTCAAAGTAAACTTTTTTACAATTTGGAGTTTGACAACATAATATTTAAAACCACAAGTAAGAAGGATTACCAAGTCAATGGCAACAGAGAAACGAATTTTGCCATGTCCAACCAGACCTGCAACCATATGGAATGCcagaaactaaaaaaataaatgaactaATATTAAACACTTTTATGGTATATCCAGTTCCATCCGCAATATAGTATCACAAAACATGACCACGGTAGACACCTACCCTTTCCAAGTTCGATAATTGTTGAAAAGATCTTATCTAGATCCCTAACATCCTTACAAAGAGTCTCTGCAGCTCTCCCGGAGTCCTTGGCAACTCTTTCAGAGCCCAGAAGCTGTTCCTTCCAACCAAGAGGATCCGAATAACAGTCTATAATCCTTATCCTGGACGTTCAGTTCAGTTCATTTCAATTCCCACAGTTTAATAGgcagaaaaaaggaaagagaataaaagatgATGACAAGTTTTCAGCACAATTTTCACTAGATAATTGTAAACTATCCTGCAACTTCGAATGCAACATTTTTCCTCGACGCAGTACAAATTTTCTCCAATTATTTACTTAAGAATAGAACAGTCACCCAAGCGATTGTgcaaaatttccaaaaaattgCAGATTTGAAGCACGGATTCATACCATTTATGAGAAGAGGTGACGTCTATTCCTCTACTCCGCAGCAAATCAATGTAGAACGACGGACTCCGACTAAAAGCGACAAGCACGAGACCTCTGTTGTGAAAGTAAAGCTAAACTAGTGAACATGGATtaagaaacaaaaccaaaatttcagcTACAAGGAAGAATTGAACTGACCGAGCTTGCGATTTTCCAGCCACGATGTTCGACGCAAGACTACAAAGAACAAAGTTGAAGACATCACATCCCATAGAACACTGTATAGAATCCTTTATCGTGAGGGCGGGAGCATGCTCTCCCTCCAAAGCCCCATCTCGCAAAGCTCTGCAAATGGATTCGGCCATGAGTTTAATAAGTCGCAGAGGGTTCGAATCTCCCAACAAAACCCTAGATCGCACTCTTCAGTCTTCACACTTCACTCTTCCACGAAAGAATCACGAATGAAAAAGCAAAGCAAGCGAACGAGGCAATTACGAAAGGAGACGGAGATCCGAGTATCCGACTTCGGTTATGTGTTTTCCGCTTTGACGTAAATGCCCTCGTGGTTCCATTTTAATTTCTAACGTATACCATGAAACGATTCACGTTCTTCAATCTGCACTCACAATCGCACTTGAAAAACGTCGCGACACGCAGAAGAGCTGACGAAAGTGCAAGTTCAAGTGCGAAGGAGAGAAGGGTAGATGGCTCTCTTCCTTGTCAGTTCTTCAATGGCAATTGTGAGCTTATGTTTTGCTTTCGAATAGCTTTACCTCTTCCttaattttgttccttttgACCTCCCCTTATTTCTGACATGAATtcgtttttgtttcttttgtcgTAATTCTGCCTATCCCCTTTTCGATTTGTTATCTCTAGGGGAAATTGAATCCCGCAAACGCCTCGCCTTCGCTGAAACGGGTGCGCTTCGGAGGTTTCCGGGTTAAAGCGTTCTTCAATCCTATCGAAGAGCCGATTCTGAAGAAAGCTCTTAAGGTTAGTTGTTGTTCTTTATTAATTCACTGCTAatctcctttattttatttcttactCTATTTTTCTTAATAATAATGACAAATTTCTTATAATTTCGATCAATTGGTAGACTAGTGgagtatttttgtttttttaaataaagttTGGTGTTTGGATTGACCAGGCTTAGTCGTTAAACTCATTGTTTGTGTTCCAAAAGTTAGCCGAAGGGTGTAAATATGGCTGCtgtcattttaaatttcatctGAGTATGATATATAATgctaggattttttatttttttctcagtTTCTGCATTGTTTTAGTTAATAATGCTAAATGTAAGTAGTtgggtttcttttgtttttcattttcatttcactTTCACCTGTAGCTTCATTATTCAAAGTCAAATGTTCCAGTTTCTATCCAAGAATTGATAGTTCGGTCATCATCATGTTCATGATTATGCTAGGAGGTCTTATGTTGTGTTTTCCTAGATGTCACATTATAGAAACTTCCTCCTTAAATTAGTTTAAATCACTCAAATCAATCTATTTGATCATCAGAGCTCCTGGTCTTTATGAAGCATCTTCCCAAAGCCTGTATTGAATCTGATAATTGGGAGGTTAATCTGATGACCAAATGACACCAGCTTTACTGGTGAGCTGGTGATTTTCTAATTGTGACCTTTTAttgtaaaaatatttaaaacatatatatagagagagtaCAGAGATGATAATgtctcaactcaactcaactcaactcagccttatcccaactaaatagggtcggctacatggatcatttTTCTCCGATCagctattcaaagccatacttgttactagtcctgagt
This window encodes:
- the LOC122651582 gene encoding elongator complex protein 5, which gives rise to MAESICRALRDGALEGEHAPALTIKDSIQCSMGCDVFNFVLCSLASNIVAGKSQARGLVLVAFSRSPSFYIDLLRSRGIDVTSSHKWIRIIDCYSDPLGWKEQLLGSERVAKDSGRAAETLCKDVRDLDKIFSTIIELGKGLVGHGKIRFSVAIDLASTMLRHALLPSVAGLISNLRSHDQVSSIFWLIHSDLHEARATTVLEYMSSMVANLEPIAQSTNGQRGKLHVRFKRRNGRVKVMYEEFYVEQAGIKFVAVSSGNGMVDHNLLPKVQFNLQLSEKERVDRAKVVLPFEHQGNGKPVQIYDGRQSLPEGQNDAMMLTSNNKNAQKEPVSGMGEIHYVRDSDDERPDSDEDPDDDLDI